From Spea bombifrons isolate aSpeBom1 chromosome 6, aSpeBom1.2.pri, whole genome shotgun sequence, a single genomic window includes:
- the BEST4 gene encoding bestrophin-4: protein MTVSYTLKVSNARFGGFSKLLFRWKGSIYKLLYKEFIVFVALYCTLSLTYRLMLNKHQKCQFEKVAKYCNKYTDLIPISFLLGFYVTLIINRWWAQYTNIPLPDQLMCVVSSNVHGADERGRLLRRTLIRFANLSSVLILRSVSTRVLKRFPTMEHIVEAGFMTHEELKKYESLASDYNKYWIPCVWFTNLAAQARRDGRVRDDVALKLLMDELNKYRAKCSMLFHYDWISVPLVYTQVVTIAVYSFFASCLIGRQFLDPNHNCNANTLNPSQNSTGYTLDTSPKDLRHTLDPYVPVFTLLQFFFYFGWLKVAEQIINPFGEDDDDFETNRLIDRNLQVSLLSVDDMYQNLPPMLRDKYWGDQSAAPPYTIATAAETLKPSFMGSAFDMRILGDSEQCQVAVTPNTPRARTPMLNRFLSSAPSPAIGMKNLMGRGVRSHLVRFKGDGYASPNTNSRHSDQDPEFVGRIDEEETTEDEKESRGSEPPTPRPLLKVPRRLEASEKQKKMEQPRQSPLLITVTEPFIEDLDEDQAEC, encoded by the exons ATGACCGTCTCCTATACACTGAAAGTGTCCAATGCCCGATTTGGGGGCTTCTCCAAGCTGCTCTTCAGGTGGAAAGGAAGTATCTACAAGTTACTATACAAGGAATTCATCGTCTTTGTTGCTTTGTATTGTACGCTGAGTTTGACCTACAG GTTAATGCTGAATAAACACCAAAAGTGCCAGTTTGAGAAGGTTGCCAAGTACTGTAATAAATACACGGATCTGATCCCTATCTCATTCTTGTTGGGTTTCTACGTCACTCTGATCATCAACCGTTGGTGGGCTCAATACACCAACATCCCGCTGCCGGACCAGCTGATGTGTGTGGTATCAAGTAATGTGCACGGAGCGGACGAGAGGGGCCGCTTGCTTAGACGTACCCTGATAAGGTTCGCTAATCTATCCTCGGTTCTCATCCTGAGGTCTGTCAGCACCCGTGTGCTCAAGAGGTTTCCAACCATGGAGCATATTGTGGAAGCAG GGTTTATGACCCACGAGGAACTCAAAAAATACGAGAGCCTCGCTTCTGACTATAACAAATACTGGATCCCCTGCGTCTGGTTCACCAACTTGGCAGCCCAGGCTCGTCGGGATGGAAGAGTCCGAGACGATGTGGCTCTGAAATTGCTCATGGAT GAGCTGAACAAGTATCGTGCAAAGTGCAGCATGTTGTTTCACTATGACTGGATCAGCGTGCCCCTCGTGTATACGCAG GTGGTTACAATTGccgtttattcattttttgcctCTTGCCTCATTGGACGACAATTTCTGGACCCCAATCACAATTGTAACGCAAATACCTTGAACCCCAGTCAAAACAGCACCGGGTATACGCTGGACACCAGTCCAAAAGACCTCAGGCATACGCTGGATCCATATGTCCCGGTTTTCACTCTGCTTcagttctttttttactttggatGGCTAAAG GTGGCTGAGCAGATCATAAATCCTTTCGGAGAAGATGATGATGACTTTGAAACCAACCGGCTGATCGACAGAAATCTACAA GTCTCTCTACTTTCTGTTGATGACATGTATCAAAATCTGCCTCCAATGCTGAGAGACAAGTACTGGGGTGATCAGAGTGCTGCACCCCCTTATACCATAGCCACAGCTGCCGAGACCCTGAAACCATCCTTCATGGGTTCTGCCTTCGACATGCG CATTTTAGGGGATTCAGAACAGTGTCAGGTTGCTGTGACCCCCAACACTCCAAGGGCCCGTACCCCCATGCTCAACAGATtcctctcctctgctccctctCCCGCTATTGGCATGAAAAACTTAATGGGTCGGGGCGTACGAAGCCATCTTGTGCGTTTCAAAGGAGATGGTTACGCATCTCCCAACACAAACTCCCGCCACAGCGATCAAGACCCAGAGTTTGTTGGCCGCATCGACGAAGAGGAGACAACAGAAGACGAGAAAGAAAGTCGAGGCAGCGAGCCGCCTACGCCGAGGCCTCTTCTGAAGGTCCCACGACGACTTGAAGCTTcagagaaacagaagaaaatggagCAGCCCAGACAATCTCCACTCTTAATTACCGTGACTGAGCCATTTATTGAAGATTTAGATGAAGATCAGGCTGAATGCTAG
- the LOC128500258 gene encoding uncharacterized protein LOC128500258, with protein sequence MSGLQCKAVFLWLFFVGVRTVGAVDDLCNNCTVLRNVEDLPNLDSDLCCAILNFSVSALEWNVFTRLSSLRVLRLSNCGILEIASSEGWRTPTSIEYLYMDNNHLRGLPDGFLANAPNLKVLHLDFNELHHLPPNFLMASDHIEEIDLSYNYLTALPLTIFKPSLSVLGFLNNSLECTCALYDHLEPFFRSNDSRGMLEDLTCASPKEDNGLKIKDVQRGSLCRSHSLTVVLICIPLLVVLGFTCWYLCCRKQKAAYANARQECSLVTVERNGTSNLRQYHHYEPRQHSQKDRQELEANQVNDPILLKPSAALLGSSRDLYEEVEIKLGTSADHLVEKDGDVNQDGPGLMLADEEEDDVNNRAGDELDVETASVTDVMKDSTDREKLYLNQATDYYSLVPGIELEDSDHCEYESVDLS encoded by the exons ATGTCTG GTCTTCAGTGCAAAGCGGTTTTTCTGTGGCTGTTTTTCGTCGGAGTCCGGACAGTGGGAGCGGTGGACGACCTGTGTAATAATTGCACCGTGTTGCGCAATGTGGAAGACTTGCCCAATCTGGATTCAGACCTCTGCTGCGCGATACTCAACTTCTCCGTGAGTGCTCTGGAATGGAACGTCTTCACCAGGTTATCCAGCCTGCGGGTTCTGCGCCTCTCAAACTGCGGGATACTTGAGATCGCGTCTAGCGAAGGATGGAGAACACCGACATCCATCGAATATCTCTACATGGATAACAATCACCTGAGAGGTCTTCCTGATGGATTTTTAGCCAATGCCCCCAACTTGAAGGTGCTTCACCTTGATTTTAACGAACTGCACCACCTGCCTCCGAACTTCCTGATGGCCTCAGACCACATAGAGGAGATAGACCTAAGTTACAACTACCTGACCGCTCTTCCACTGACGATCTTCAAACCTTCTCTCTCGGTACTTGGCTTCCTCAACAATAGCTTAGAATGTACCTGCGCCCTCTATGACCACTTGGAACCATTCTTCCGTAGCAATGATAGCCGTGGGATGCTAGAAGACTTGACTTGTGCTTCGCCAAAAGAGGATAATGGATTAAAAATTAAAGATGTCCAGAGAGGAAGCCTCTGCAGGTCACATAGTTTAACCGTGGTGCTGATCTGCATTCCCCTCTTGGTGGTTTTAGGGTTTACGTGTTGGTATCTTTGCTGCCGTAAACAAAAAGCCGCGTACGCCAACGCAAGGCAAGAGTGCAGCTTGGTTACCGTGGAACGCAACGGAACCTCAAATTTAAGACAATACCATCATTACGAACCTAGACAGCATTCCCAAAAGGACAGGCAGGAGCTGGAAGCTAACCAGGTAAACGACCCCATCTTACTGAAACCTTCTGCGGCCCTGTTGGGGAGCAGCCGGGATCTCTATGAAGAGGTGGAAATAAAACTAGGGACGTCTGCAGATCACTTGGTGGAGAAGGACGGTGACGTCAACCAAGATGGCCCTGGGCTGATGTTGGCGGACGAAGAGGAAGATGATGTAAATAACCGGGCGGGAGACGAACTGGACGTGGAAACGGCGAGCGTGACAGATGTCATGAAAGACTCTACAGACCGGGAGAAGCTTTATCTAAACCAGGCTACGGACTATTACAGCCTGGTCCCCGGGATTGAGCTGGAAGACTCGGATCATTGTGAATATGAAAGTGTTGACCTCTCCTGA